The Streptomyces sp. DH-12 genome has a window encoding:
- a CDS encoding HD domain-containing protein, which yields MSEKIAGVAIPDSAPARDATELIRDTTPPLIYHHSRRVFLFGSLQAAARGLHPDPELLYVAALFHDTGLVEPYRSDDQRFEMDGADQARAFLLRHGLPEGDAGTVWTAVALHTTPEVPYEMAPEIAATTAGVETDVLGLRLDDLTRAHIDEVTAAHPRPDFKRQILQAFADGFRHRPATTFGTVNADVLEHFVPGFRRVDFVEAVQNSAWPE from the coding sequence ATGAGCGAGAAGATCGCCGGTGTCGCGATTCCCGACAGCGCGCCGGCGCGGGACGCCACCGAACTGATCCGCGACACGACCCCGCCGCTGATCTACCACCATTCTCGCCGGGTGTTCCTGTTCGGCAGCCTTCAGGCCGCGGCGCGCGGGCTGCACCCCGACCCCGAACTGCTGTACGTGGCCGCCCTGTTCCACGACACCGGGCTGGTGGAGCCGTACCGCTCCGACGACCAGCGGTTCGAGATGGACGGGGCCGACCAGGCCCGGGCGTTCCTGCTGCGTCACGGGCTGCCCGAGGGCGACGCCGGCACGGTGTGGACGGCCGTCGCCCTGCACACCACCCCGGAGGTGCCGTACGAGATGGCTCCCGAGATCGCGGCGACGACGGCGGGTGTGGAGACCGACGTGCTGGGCCTGCGCCTGGACGACCTCACCCGCGCGCACATCGACGAGGTCACCGCCGCGCACCCGCGCCCGGACTTCAAGCGTCAGATCCTCCAGGCGTTCGCCGACGGCTTCAGGCACCGGCCCGCCACCACCTTCGGCACGGTCAACGCCGACGTCCTGGAGCACTTCGTGCCGGGCTTCCGCCGTGTCGACTTCGTCGAGGCCGTCCAGAACTCGGCATGGCCCGAGTAG
- a CDS encoding DUF998 domain-containing protein, protein MLLVPRWALLSSGCAPVLLIAGWVVAAALEGSAYDPVTQTISVLAAYGASGSWVMTGAFLALGVCHLLTAWGLRAAAAAGRVALAGGGVAALAVAVVPTPSSGGSLGHGSVAAAGFTLLALWPVLAASGGSGTPWALRPLPSFAATAVMVAGAVWFLIEMDRHGMAGVAERVVTAVQSLWPFVVVLSCLRHRAGRGAPSA, encoded by the coding sequence ATGCTGCTCGTTCCCAGATGGGCGCTGCTCTCGTCGGGGTGCGCGCCGGTGCTGCTGATCGCGGGGTGGGTGGTCGCGGCGGCGCTGGAGGGGTCCGCCTACGATCCGGTGACGCAGACGATCAGTGTCCTGGCGGCCTACGGCGCCTCGGGCTCCTGGGTGATGACCGGGGCGTTCCTCGCGCTGGGCGTCTGCCACCTGCTCACCGCGTGGGGACTGCGGGCGGCCGCGGCGGCCGGACGGGTGGCGCTGGCCGGCGGGGGAGTGGCCGCACTGGCCGTGGCGGTGGTCCCCACGCCGAGCAGCGGAGGATCGCTGGGGCACGGGTCGGTGGCGGCCGCCGGGTTCACGCTGCTCGCCCTGTGGCCGGTCCTCGCCGCGAGCGGCGGCAGCGGCACGCCGTGGGCGCTGCGGCCGCTGCCGTCCTTCGCGGCGACCGCGGTGATGGTCGCCGGAGCGGTGTGGTTCCTGATCGAGATGGACCGGCACGGCATGGCGGGCGTCGCCGAACGCGTGGTGACGGCCGTGCAGTCGCTGTGGCCTTTCGTCGTCGTCCTGTCGTGCCTCCGGCACCGCGCGGGGCGCGGTGCGCCGTCCGCGTGA
- a CDS encoding NAD(P)/FAD-dependent oxidoreductase, producing the protein MPSPARPRVPAPAARPSSGDATRTDVLVVGAGLAGLHVATRLARQGHDVLLVDRRTTLAGAIRTTGIFVRKTLDDFPLPERHLGPPIRRMLLYPPSLSRPVALVSDRDEFRVGDMAGLYETSAAVAVDAGVRLALGTRYAGRHDGAYHLIGRGGPFRVRARYVVGADGARSSVARDLGLDRNRHLLVGAEEVFPVTPDGGPPTFHCVLDPRIAPGYLAWAVNDGEHAHVGVAGYADRFPDGLRRAMERFSSRAPGLGGVRRPEAVERRGGPIPVGGVLRRIGCADGLLVGDAAGAVSPLTAGGLDPCLRLSDLAAQVLDDALRTGAPHALTHYSGATLRSRFRGRLALRTGLAHIRTPAATTAAFTLLRTPPGRAAAARILFGDRSFPDQPAPRPSLASG; encoded by the coding sequence ATGCCCTCACCCGCCCGTCCCCGTGTGCCCGCGCCCGCCGCCCGCCCGTCGTCCGGGGACGCGACCCGTACCGACGTCCTGGTCGTGGGGGCCGGACTGGCCGGACTGCACGTCGCCACGCGGCTCGCCCGGCAGGGGCACGACGTACTCCTGGTGGACCGGCGCACCACCCTGGCCGGCGCGATCCGCACCACCGGGATCTTCGTGCGCAAGACGCTCGACGACTTCCCGCTGCCCGAGCGGCACCTGGGCCCGCCGATCCGGCGCATGCTGCTCTACCCACCCAGTCTGAGCCGCCCCGTCGCCCTGGTCAGCGACCGGGACGAGTTCCGCGTCGGCGACATGGCCGGGCTGTACGAGACGTCGGCCGCCGTCGCCGTCGACGCGGGCGTACGCCTCGCGCTGGGCACCCGCTACGCCGGCCGGCACGACGGCGCGTACCACCTGATCGGCCGCGGGGGGCCCTTCCGGGTCCGCGCCCGGTACGTCGTCGGCGCGGACGGCGCCCGGTCGAGCGTCGCCCGCGACCTCGGACTCGACCGCAACCGCCACCTCCTGGTCGGGGCCGAGGAGGTCTTCCCGGTGACCCCGGACGGCGGACCGCCCACCTTCCACTGCGTCCTCGACCCCCGGATCGCCCCCGGATACCTCGCGTGGGCGGTCAACGACGGCGAGCACGCCCACGTCGGCGTCGCCGGGTACGCCGACCGCTTCCCCGACGGACTGCGCCGGGCCATGGAACGCTTCAGCTCCCGCGCTCCCGGGCTCGGGGGCGTACGGCGTCCCGAGGCGGTGGAGCGGCGCGGCGGGCCGATACCCGTCGGCGGGGTGCTGCGCCGCATCGGCTGCGCGGACGGACTGCTCGTCGGGGACGCGGCCGGCGCGGTGTCCCCGCTCACCGCCGGCGGCCTCGACCCCTGCCTGCGCCTGTCCGACCTGGCCGCCCAGGTCCTCGACGACGCCCTGCGGACCGGCGCCCCGCACGCACTGACCCACTACAGCGGCGCCACCCTGCGGTCCCGTTTCCGCGGCCGCCTGGCACTGCGCACCGGACTCGCGCACATCCGGACGCCCGCCGCGACCACCGCGGCGTTCACCCTGTTGCGCACCCCGCCCGGCCGGGCGGCGGCGGCCCGGATCCTCTTCGGCGACCGCTCCTTCCCCGATCAGCCCGCCCCCCGGCCGAGCCTGGCGAGCGGCTGA
- a CDS encoding NUDIX domain-containing protein, with protein sequence MTELVERVDDDDRVIGLVGRDEAIRRRWLHRVATVVCRDTRGRILVHRRPHGVSRFPGGVNWMLGGAAEPGETYEEAAARELTEELGVRARPRLVLAFRCAGVISPYWLGLHETVVTGPVAPDPDEIAWHDWLTEPQLAELVRDTAFVPDAREAYDRWAALRRGEPSAAGPAE encoded by the coding sequence ATGACGGAACTGGTCGAACGCGTGGACGACGACGATCGGGTGATCGGCCTCGTGGGCAGGGACGAGGCGATACGCAGGCGTTGGCTGCACCGCGTCGCGACGGTCGTCTGCCGGGACACGCGGGGGAGGATCCTGGTGCACCGCCGACCGCACGGCGTGTCCCGCTTCCCGGGCGGCGTCAACTGGATGCTCGGGGGAGCGGCGGAGCCGGGCGAGACCTACGAGGAGGCCGCCGCGCGGGAGCTGACGGAGGAACTGGGCGTGCGGGCCCGCCCCCGCCTCGTCCTCGCGTTCCGGTGCGCGGGCGTGATCAGCCCGTACTGGCTCGGACTGCACGAGACGGTGGTGACCGGGCCCGTCGCCCCCGACCCGGACGAGATCGCGTGGCACGACTGGCTGACGGAGCCGCAGCTCGCGGAGCTGGTACGGGACACGGCGTTCGTTCCGGACGCCCGCGAGGCGTACGACCGCTGGGCCGCCCTGCGCCGCGGGGAGCCGAGCGCGGCGGGCCCCGCCGAGTGA
- a CDS encoding DMT family transporter: MWVPVLFALGAALSNALATVLQRKAALTVPKSDGLRVGLVLDLLRRPVWLAGFMAVITAGVCQAVALATGPITIVQPLFVLELPLALVIATALLQGRLSRTGWLAVCTVVAGLAVLLFAASPAGNRTQVPMTHWIPALVVCAAAAVALVVVALGRPEGRARAACFGLAAAVSYAMTAALMKTSMHTLDDGGVTAFLTTWQTYGFALFGVCALFLLENAMQSGPLVASQPALTLGDACVSLALGITVYAEYVRTGWWLVPQLLGAALIVAGVLALSRLPLARALASEEKGTP; encoded by the coding sequence ATGTGGGTGCCGGTCCTGTTCGCGCTGGGCGCCGCGCTCAGCAACGCCCTCGCGACCGTGCTCCAGCGCAAGGCCGCCCTGACCGTGCCCAAGTCCGACGGCCTGCGCGTCGGACTCGTCCTCGACCTGCTGCGCCGCCCCGTCTGGCTGGCCGGCTTCATGGCCGTGATCACCGCCGGCGTCTGCCAGGCCGTGGCGCTCGCGACCGGACCGATCACCATCGTGCAGCCCCTGTTCGTCCTGGAACTCCCGCTCGCCCTCGTCATCGCCACGGCACTGCTCCAGGGGCGGCTGTCCCGCACCGGCTGGCTGGCCGTCTGCACGGTGGTGGCGGGGCTCGCCGTCCTGCTGTTCGCCGCGTCGCCCGCCGGGAACCGCACCCAGGTGCCGATGACCCACTGGATCCCGGCCCTCGTCGTGTGCGCCGCCGCCGCCGTCGCCCTCGTCGTCGTCGCACTCGGCCGCCCCGAGGGCCGCGCACGCGCCGCCTGCTTCGGACTGGCCGCGGCGGTCTCGTACGCCATGACGGCCGCGCTGATGAAGACGTCGATGCACACCCTCGACGACGGAGGCGTCACCGCCTTCCTCACCACCTGGCAGACGTACGGCTTCGCCCTGTTCGGGGTCTGCGCGCTGTTCCTCCTCGAGAACGCGATGCAGTCCGGCCCCTTGGTCGCCTCCCAGCCGGCCCTCACGCTGGGGGACGCGTGCGTGAGCCTGGCCCTCGGCATCACGGTCTACGCGGAGTACGTCCGCACGGGATGGTGGCTGGTCCCCCAGCTCCTGGGCGCCGCGCTGATCGTGGCCGGCGTGCTGGCGCTGTCCCGCCTGCCGTTGGCGCGGGCGCTGGCGAGCGAGGAGAAGGGGACGCCCTGA
- a CDS encoding P1 family peptidase, with the protein MTPPSPAPAPAPGPRPRARDLGIVIGPTPTGPLDALTDVPGVRVGHTTLRPRPDVHSGVTAVVPDGVRPGAPLPAGVFTGNGYGKLMGTTQLAELGELETPVLLTSTLSAFRVADALVGWMLEQPGCEDVVSLNPVVGECNDGFLSDIRRRPVREEHVRAALDRASAGTVAEGCVGAGTGTVALGFKAGVGTSSRTPEVRGRRVTVGALVQANFGGALRVLGRTVTPRSLGLEDAGPPAETGSCMIVVATDAPLDARQLTRVARRAVFALARTGAAYSHGSGDYAVAFTTTRPGAAPPLADADLSPLFEAVLDAVEEAVLNSLLAATTTTGYAGRTVPALPAAAAAGAASSTGR; encoded by the coding sequence ATGACCCCACCGTCCCCCGCCCCCGCCCCCGCCCCCGGCCCCCGCCCCCGCGCCCGTGACCTGGGCATCGTCATCGGACCCACCCCCACCGGACCGCTCGACGCCCTCACCGACGTGCCGGGAGTCCGCGTCGGACACACCACCCTCCGGCCCCGCCCCGACGTGCACAGCGGCGTCACCGCCGTCGTCCCCGACGGCGTACGTCCCGGAGCCCCGCTCCCCGCCGGCGTGTTCACCGGCAACGGGTACGGCAAGCTCATGGGCACCACCCAGCTCGCCGAACTCGGCGAGCTGGAGACTCCCGTGCTGCTCACCTCCACGTTGTCCGCGTTCCGGGTCGCCGATGCCCTCGTCGGGTGGATGCTCGAACAGCCCGGATGCGAGGACGTGGTGAGTCTCAACCCCGTCGTGGGGGAGTGCAACGACGGTTTCCTGTCCGACATCCGCCGCCGGCCCGTGCGCGAGGAGCACGTCCGCGCCGCGTTGGACAGGGCGTCGGCGGGGACGGTCGCCGAAGGGTGTGTCGGTGCGGGGACCGGCACCGTCGCTCTCGGGTTCAAGGCCGGTGTCGGGACGTCCTCCCGCACACCGGAGGTGAGGGGCCGCCGTGTCACCGTGGGCGCCCTCGTGCAGGCCAACTTCGGCGGCGCCCTGCGTGTCCTCGGACGGACCGTCACGCCCCGCTCGCTGGGGCTGGAGGACGCCGGGCCGCCCGCGGAGACCGGGTCCTGCATGATCGTCGTCGCCACGGACGCCCCGCTCGACGCCCGGCAGCTCACCCGCGTCGCACGCCGCGCCGTCTTCGCCCTCGCCCGCACGGGCGCGGCCTACAGTCACGGCAGCGGTGACTACGCCGTGGCCTTCACCACCACCCGGCCCGGCGCCGCGCCCCCGCTCGCCGACGCCGACCTGAGCCCCCTCTTCGAGGCGGTCCTCGACGCGGTGGAGGAAGCGGTCCTCAACTCCCTCCTCGCCGCCACCACGACCACGGGCTACGCCGGGCGCACCGTCCCCGCCCTCCCCGCGGCAGCTGCCGCGGGCGCCGCCTCGTCCACCGGCCGCTGA
- a CDS encoding class I SAM-dependent methyltransferase: MTDPAAPSGGTPDGGGTPGGDGGPGRYGRDLFTPEDPHESERIDAAALVYDPVTARRLRKLGAGPGMRCLEVGAGTGTVARWLLEDAGVAEVVALDQDTRALTAWELPGLRVLTADITDENLDPGRFDLVHARFVLMHLPGRRRLVRRLAGLLRPGGLLVLGDAVELPDTRDRSSAYRRTMDAMWAALRATIGTDIGEVPAYPRYLREAGLRDIGAEVVCPPLLPGGPAAHFWSDTWQRMRPELEATGRVDARGVDEALAYLESPRLAEVGPGLAMVWGRRDQRPVDEAAPAAAAAGRAGTVRPA; this comes from the coding sequence GTGACGGATCCGGCAGCTCCCTCGGGCGGCACGCCCGACGGTGGGGGCACGCCCGGCGGTGACGGCGGTCCCGGGCGTTACGGGCGGGACCTCTTCACGCCCGAGGACCCGCACGAGTCGGAGCGCATCGACGCCGCCGCGCTGGTGTACGACCCGGTCACCGCCCGCCGGCTCCGGAAACTGGGCGCGGGTCCGGGCATGCGGTGCCTGGAGGTCGGCGCGGGGACCGGGACCGTCGCCCGGTGGCTGCTGGAGGACGCCGGCGTGGCGGAGGTCGTCGCCCTGGACCAGGACACCCGCGCCCTGACCGCGTGGGAGCTGCCCGGACTGCGGGTGCTCACCGCGGACATCACCGACGAGAATCTGGACCCGGGCAGGTTCGACCTGGTGCACGCCCGGTTCGTGCTGATGCACCTGCCCGGACGCCGGCGGCTCGTCCGCCGGCTGGCGGGCCTGCTCCGCCCGGGCGGGCTGCTGGTGCTCGGCGACGCGGTGGAACTGCCCGACACCCGTGACCGCTCCTCCGCGTACCGGCGGACCATGGACGCCATGTGGGCGGCGCTGCGGGCGACGATCGGCACCGACATCGGCGAGGTGCCGGCGTACCCCCGCTACCTGCGCGAGGCGGGCCTGCGCGACATCGGCGCGGAGGTCGTCTGCCCGCCCCTGCTCCCGGGCGGCCCGGCGGCCCACTTCTGGTCGGACACCTGGCAGCGCATGCGCCCGGAACTGGAGGCGACGGGGCGGGTCGACGCACGGGGGGTGGACGAGGCGCTGGCCTACCTGGAGTCACCGCGGCTGGCGGAGGTGGGTCCGGGGCTGGCGATGGTGTGGGGCCGCCGGGATCAGCGGCCGGTGGACGAGGCGGCGCCCGCGGCAGCTGCCGCGGGGAGGGCGGGGACGGTGCGCCCGGCGTAG
- a CDS encoding MFS transporter → MFRAVRRRQNPPLRRSDITVTDERAVKRAVKAASLGNAMEWFDFGIYAYLAGTIGRVFFPSGNETAQLLSSFATFAVAFLVRPLGGMVFGPMGDRIGRKKVLALTMILMAIGTAAIGMLPTYAAVGFWAPLLLILFRLLQGFSTGGEYGGASTFIAEYAPDRRRGYFGSFLELGTLAGYTGAATLVVGLTAWLGSDTMDAWGWRIPFLIAGPLGIVGIYLRLKLDDTPAYLKLGEGNVHVSDAANQVETTARGDLAKIFRQHWRVLVLCVTLVGAYNITDYMLLSYMPTYLSDELGYSESHGLLILVATMVLLMLIINQVGRLNDRFGRKPLLMAGMLGFLFLSAPAFLLVQEGSLLAVSAGMLMLGLSLVCLLGTMSAALPAMFPTPVRYGSLSVGYNLSASLFGGTTPLVITALIGVTGSDMMPAYYAMAAALVGVIAVACMKETAQQPLEGSPPSVQTEEEAAEIVRAQAPSPKF, encoded by the coding sequence CTGTTCCGCGCCGTCCGTCGTCGGCAGAATCCGCCGCTGCGGCGGTCGGACATCACGGTGACGGACGAGCGGGCGGTCAAGCGTGCGGTGAAGGCCGCCTCGCTCGGCAACGCCATGGAATGGTTCGACTTCGGGATCTACGCGTACCTGGCCGGCACCATCGGCAGGGTCTTCTTCCCCTCGGGGAACGAGACGGCGCAGCTGCTGTCCTCCTTCGCCACCTTCGCGGTGGCCTTCCTGGTGCGCCCGCTGGGCGGCATGGTCTTCGGACCGATGGGCGACAGGATCGGCCGCAAGAAGGTCCTCGCCCTGACGATGATCCTGATGGCGATCGGCACGGCCGCGATCGGCATGCTGCCGACGTACGCGGCGGTCGGCTTCTGGGCGCCGCTGCTGCTGATCCTCTTCCGGCTGCTCCAGGGCTTCTCCACCGGCGGCGAGTACGGCGGCGCCTCCACCTTCATCGCCGAGTACGCCCCCGACCGGCGGCGCGGCTACTTCGGCAGCTTCCTGGAACTGGGCACGCTGGCCGGCTACACCGGCGCGGCGACTCTGGTCGTGGGGCTCACCGCCTGGCTCGGCTCCGACACCATGGACGCCTGGGGCTGGCGCATCCCCTTCCTGATCGCCGGTCCGCTCGGCATCGTCGGCATCTACCTGCGGCTGAAGCTGGACGACACCCCCGCCTACCTCAAGCTGGGGGAGGGCAACGTCCACGTCTCCGACGCCGCGAACCAGGTGGAGACCACCGCCCGCGGCGACCTCGCCAAGATCTTCCGGCAGCACTGGCGGGTCCTGGTGCTGTGCGTCACCCTGGTCGGCGCGTACAACATCACCGACTACATGCTGCTGTCGTACATGCCGACGTACCTGTCCGACGAGCTGGGCTACTCCGAGTCGCACGGACTGCTGATCCTGGTCGCCACCATGGTGCTGCTGATGCTGATCATCAACCAGGTCGGCCGGCTCAACGACCGCTTCGGGCGCAAGCCGCTGCTGATGGCCGGCATGCTGGGCTTCCTTTTCCTGTCCGCGCCGGCGTTCCTGCTCGTGCAGGAGGGCAGCCTGCTCGCGGTGTCGGCCGGCATGCTGATGCTCGGTCTGTCCCTGGTATGCCTGCTCGGCACCATGTCGGCCGCGCTGCCCGCCATGTTCCCGACGCCCGTGCGCTACGGCTCCCTGTCGGTCGGCTACAACCTGTCGGCCTCGCTGTTCGGCGGCACCACCCCGCTGGTGATCACCGCGCTGATCGGCGTGACCGGCTCGGACATGATGCCCGCGTACTACGCGATGGCGGCCGCCCTGGTCGGTGTGATCGCGGTCGCCTGCATGAAGGAGACGGCGCAGCAGCCTCTGGAGGGGTCCCCGCCCTCGGTGCAGACCGAGGAGGAGGCCGCGGAGATCGTGCGGGCGCAGGCGCCGTCCCCGAAGTTCTGA
- the rpmG gene encoding 50S ribosomal protein L33, whose translation MARSTARPLVKLRSTAGTGVTYVTRKNRLNDPDRLVLRKYDAVAGQHVLFREER comes from the coding sequence ATGGCACGCAGCACGGCACGCCCCCTCGTCAAGCTGAGGTCCACGGCCGGCACGGGCGTCACCTACGTGACGCGCAAGAACCGTCTGAACGACCCGGACCGCCTGGTCCTGCGGAAGTACGACGCGGTCGCCGGACAGCACGTCCTCTTCCGCGAGGAACGCTGA
- a CDS encoding NAD(+)/NADH kinase — MTVNRIGLVVHGGRPEAVAAAGTVRDWCVEYGVACKDVDVWADGGRHSARQEVAAAGDPDLVVTLGGDGTFLRGARLAAAADALVLGVDLGRVGFLTEVPMTGVRTALDAVHEGRLAVEERMLLTMRASRRLEIPADIEALMRYGRGPLLPPTSVRPDCETGGEWGVPLDVAALNDVVLEKLARDRQVSVGVYISGRLLASYSADALLVATPTGSTAYSFAAGGPVVSPRAEALVFTPVAPHMTFDRSVVAAPDEPVGLRILERSGRAAVSVDGQVRGVIGPGDWIGVYAAPRRLRAVRLGPMDFYGRLRERMNLTDAPAAVADGTPAPLWPVSSPPPGDLTHLAMPVSPAARP, encoded by the coding sequence ATGACGGTGAACCGGATCGGCCTGGTCGTGCACGGCGGACGCCCCGAGGCGGTGGCGGCCGCCGGCACGGTCCGCGACTGGTGCGTGGAGTACGGCGTCGCCTGCAAGGACGTCGACGTGTGGGCCGACGGCGGCCGGCACAGCGCCCGTCAGGAGGTGGCCGCCGCGGGCGACCCCGACCTGGTCGTCACCCTCGGCGGCGACGGCACGTTCCTGCGCGGCGCCCGGCTGGCCGCAGCCGCGGACGCCCTGGTTCTCGGCGTCGACCTCGGCAGGGTGGGCTTCCTGACGGAGGTGCCCATGACCGGGGTGCGCACCGCGCTGGACGCCGTCCACGAGGGCCGCCTGGCGGTCGAGGAGCGGATGCTGCTGACCATGCGCGCCTCCCGGCGCCTGGAGATCCCCGCGGACATCGAGGCGCTCATGCGGTACGGACGCGGCCCGCTGCTGCCGCCGACCAGCGTGCGCCCCGACTGCGAGACGGGCGGCGAGTGGGGCGTCCCGCTGGACGTGGCCGCCCTCAACGACGTGGTCCTGGAGAAGCTCGCCCGGGACCGGCAGGTCTCCGTCGGCGTCTACATCTCCGGCCGCCTGCTCGCCTCGTACTCCGCGGACGCGCTGCTGGTGGCGACCCCGACCGGTTCGACGGCGTACAGCTTCGCCGCCGGCGGCCCGGTCGTCTCACCGCGCGCGGAGGCGCTGGTGTTCACGCCGGTCGCACCGCACATGACGTTCGACCGCTCGGTCGTGGCCGCGCCGGACGAACCCGTCGGACTGCGGATCCTGGAGCGGTCCGGGCGGGCGGCCGTCAGCGTCGACGGCCAGGTCCGGGGCGTCATCGGCCCGGGCGACTGGATCGGCGTGTACGCGGCCCCCCGCAGGCTGCGCGCCGTACGCCTCGGCCCGATGGACTTCTACGGGCGGCTGCGCGAACGGATGAACCTGACCGACGCGCCCGCGGCGGTCGCCGACGGCACGCCCGCCCCCCTGTGGCCGGTGAGCAGCCCCCCGCCCGGGGACCTGACCCACCTCGCCATGCCCGTGAGCCCGGCCGCGCGGCCCTGA
- a CDS encoding DUF6003 family protein: MTDDAYVVLFDDPAVSLGVPLAAVEDAVFLDTPAVRAWLEAQGVTVTSPGLRLLPPEETSAIPEGAERLPVPLGDEELSRVRQLNAPHDVARMEEELLAYRSCAEGREALLARAVAAGVPAHRIAELTGEDLTTVKALTR, from the coding sequence ATGACCGACGACGCCTACGTCGTGCTGTTCGACGACCCCGCCGTGTCGCTGGGAGTGCCGCTCGCCGCCGTGGAGGACGCGGTCTTCCTGGACACTCCTGCCGTGCGGGCGTGGCTGGAGGCTCAGGGGGTCACCGTGACGTCGCCCGGTCTGCGGCTGTTGCCGCCGGAGGAGACCTCGGCCATTCCGGAGGGCGCCGAGCGGCTGCCCGTCCCCCTCGGCGACGAGGAGCTGAGCCGCGTGCGGCAGCTCAACGCCCCTCACGACGTCGCGCGGATGGAGGAGGAACTGCTCGCCTACCGCTCGTGCGCGGAGGGCCGTGAGGCGCTGCTCGCCCGTGCCGTGGCGGCCGGGGTGCCCGCCCACCGGATCGCGGAGCTGACCGGCGAGGACCTGACGACCGTCAAGGCGCTCACCCGCTGA
- a CDS encoding DUF4190 domain-containing protein, giving the protein MTSTHGHHGPGYPQQAGTGERRNGFGIAALVLGIVGALLFWTAIGGIVLGLLAVVFGVLGFRRGRRGVATNGTMAVIGAVLGALALVVSSVLLALGVAVINSDEFKDYQDCIDHANSQSDRQECARDFDREVDDR; this is encoded by the coding sequence ATGACTTCGACGCACGGACACCACGGGCCGGGCTACCCGCAGCAGGCGGGCACGGGTGAACGGCGCAACGGCTTCGGCATCGCGGCACTGGTCCTGGGCATCGTGGGCGCCCTGCTGTTCTGGACCGCGATCGGCGGCATCGTGCTGGGCCTGCTGGCCGTGGTCTTCGGCGTGCTCGGCTTCCGGCGCGGCAGACGGGGCGTGGCGACGAACGGGACGATGGCCGTCATCGGCGCGGTGCTGGGCGCGCTGGCCCTCGTGGTGTCGTCGGTGCTGCTGGCGCTGGGCGTGGCCGTGATCAACAGCGACGAGTTCAAGGACTACCAGGACTGCATCGATCACGCGAACAGCCAGAGCGACCGGCAGGAGTGCGCGCGGGACTTCGACCGGGAGGTCGACGACCGGTAA
- a CDS encoding OsmC family protein, which produces MSEASKRSVVVERTSSSRFTATNPRGGTIRFSTDGGDAFTPVELLLAAIGGCSAADVDVATSRHAEPAAFTVEVTGDKISDERGNRMTGLRVTFHVAFPDEDGAERARAILPRAVRTSHDRLCTVSRTVELGTPVTTVVAED; this is translated from the coding sequence ATGAGCGAAGCGTCCAAGCGTTCCGTCGTCGTCGAGCGGACGAGCAGCAGCCGGTTCACCGCCACCAACCCGCGTGGCGGGACCATCCGGTTCAGCACCGACGGGGGTGACGCCTTCACCCCCGTCGAACTGCTGCTCGCCGCCATCGGGGGCTGCTCGGCGGCCGACGTCGACGTCGCCACCAGCCGGCACGCCGAGCCGGCCGCGTTCACCGTGGAGGTGACCGGCGACAAGATCAGTGACGAGCGGGGCAACCGCATGACCGGCCTGCGGGTGACCTTCCACGTCGCGTTCCCGGACGAGGACGGCGCCGAGCGGGCCCGTGCGATCCTGCCGCGCGCGGTGCGGACCTCCCACGACCGCCTCTGCACCGTCAGCCGCACCGTGGAGCTCGGCACGCCCGTCACCACCGTGGTCGCGGAGGACTGA